The following are encoded together in the Weissella soli genome:
- the rplB gene encoding 50S ribosomal protein L2, whose product MAIKKYKPTSNGRRNMTSSDFAEITKTTPEKSLLESKSNTGARNSYGHMTVRHRGGGHKRQYRIIDFKRTKDNVAAKVVAIEYDPNRTANIALLQYTDGTKAYILAPKGLEVGMTVQSGPEADIKIGNALPLANIPDGTQVHNIELKPGKGGQLARSAGASAQLLGKEGKYVLLRLTSGEVRMVLATARATVGVVGNEQHSLINWGKAGRKRWKGQRPHVRGSVMNPNDHPHGGGEGKAPVGRPSPMSPWGKKTAGKKTRNVNARSNKFIVRGRKSK is encoded by the coding sequence GTGGCTATCAAGAAGTACAAGCCAACCTCTAACGGTCGTCGTAACATGACTAGCTCAGACTTTGCTGAGATCACAAAGACGACGCCCGAAAAGAGCTTGTTGGAATCAAAGTCAAACACTGGTGCTCGTAATTCATACGGACACATGACAGTTCGCCACCGCGGTGGTGGACACAAGCGTCAATACCGTATCATCGACTTTAAGCGTACAAAGGACAACGTTGCAGCTAAGGTTGTTGCGATCGAATACGATCCAAACCGTACTGCTAACATTGCTTTGTTGCAATATACTGATGGTACTAAAGCATATATCTTGGCGCCTAAGGGATTGGAAGTCGGTATGACTGTTCAATCTGGTCCTGAAGCCGATATCAAGATCGGTAACGCTTTGCCATTGGCAAACATTCCTGATGGAACTCAAGTGCACAACATCGAGTTGAAGCCTGGTAAGGGTGGCCAATTGGCCCGTTCAGCTGGTGCATCTGCACAATTGTTGGGTAAAGAAGGAAAGTACGTTTTGCTTCGTTTGACTTCAGGCGAAGTTCGTATGGTTTTGGCTACTGCCCGTGCCACAGTTGGAGTTGTTGGAAACGAACAACACTCATTGATCAACTGGGGTAAGGCCGGTCGTAAGCGTTGGAAGGGTCAACGTCCACACGTTCGTGGATCAGTTATGAACCCTAACGATCACCCACACGGTGGTGGTGAAGGAAAGGCTCCTGTCGGACGCCCAAGTCCAATGTCACCATGGGGTAAGAAGACTGCTGGTAAGAAGACACGTAACGTTAATGCTCGTTCAAACAAGTTTATCGTTCGTGGTCGCAAGAGCAAGTAA
- the rsmI gene encoding 16S rRNA (cytidine(1402)-2'-O)-methyltransferase — protein MQSQKSFATHTTGTLYLVPTPIGNLGDMTVRSIETLKAVAVIAAEDTRHTQQLLNQFEITTKQISFHEHNKESRIPELVARLVAGEDIAQVSDAGMPSISDPGHELVKAALEADIPVVPIPGASAGITALIASGLAPQPFMFYGFLERRPKDQIAELQGLLTHTETMIFYESPHRLAKTLANIAEVFGDAHPVVLARELTKRYEEFLRGSAQELADWAANNEVRGEFVLMIGGNEHVVNPHEEDPLADLTALEAVAALVAHGMKGTAAVKKIAKERELDRQKLYLEYQGVPK, from the coding sequence ATGCAATCACAGAAAAGTTTTGCAACGCATACGACCGGCACATTATACCTAGTCCCAACGCCAATTGGTAATTTAGGTGATATGACCGTGCGATCAATTGAAACATTAAAAGCCGTGGCTGTGATTGCTGCAGAAGACACACGGCATACGCAGCAACTATTAAATCAGTTCGAAATCACAACTAAGCAAATTTCCTTCCATGAACATAATAAAGAATCACGGATACCTGAATTGGTCGCTCGTTTAGTGGCTGGTGAGGATATTGCGCAGGTTTCAGATGCTGGCATGCCCTCTATTTCAGATCCTGGTCATGAATTGGTAAAAGCGGCCTTGGAAGCAGATATTCCAGTGGTGCCGATTCCGGGCGCTTCAGCCGGCATTACTGCCTTGATCGCCTCTGGTCTTGCCCCCCAACCCTTTATGTTCTACGGTTTTTTGGAACGGCGGCCTAAAGACCAAATCGCCGAATTGCAGGGGCTCTTGACCCATACTGAAACGATGATTTTCTACGAATCACCGCATCGTTTAGCTAAGACGTTGGCCAACATTGCAGAAGTGTTTGGTGATGCGCATCCGGTTGTCTTAGCTCGCGAATTGACGAAACGTTATGAAGAGTTTTTGCGCGGATCAGCCCAGGAGTTGGCTGATTGGGCGGCCAACAATGAAGTGCGTGGGGAATTTGTCTTGATGATTGGTGGCAATGAACACGTTGTCAATCCACATGAAGAAGATCCCCTTGCTGATTTAACCGCACTTGAAGCGGTGGCAGCCTTAGTTGCACACGGGATGAAAGGCACGGCGGCAGTGAAAAAAATTGCCAAGGAACGTGAGCTAGATCGGCAGAAATTGTATTTGGAGTATCAAGGAGTACCAAAGTAA
- the rpsS gene encoding 30S ribosomal protein S19 produces MGRSLKKGPFADAHLLKKVEEANASEKQVVIKTWSRRSTIFPSFIGLTFAVYDGRKHVPVLVQEDMVGHKLGEFVPTRTFHGHAADDKKSKRK; encoded by the coding sequence ATGGGTCGCAGCCTGAAGAAGGGACCATTTGCTGACGCTCACTTGTTGAAGAAGGTTGAAGAAGCCAACGCTTCAGAAAAGCAAGTAGTCATCAAGACATGGTCACGTCGTTCAACGATTTTCCCAAGCTTCATTGGATTGACTTTTGCCGTTTACGATGGTCGTAAGCACGTACCAGTTTTGGTACAAGAAGACATGGTCGGTCACAAGCTTGGTGAATTTGTCCCTACGCGTACTTTCCATGGTCACGCAGCGGATGATAAAAAGAGCAAGCGTAAGTAA
- the rplD gene encoding 50S ribosomal protein L4 has protein sequence MTKVALFKQDGSNAGEVELNDSVFGIEPNNNVITDAVLMQRASLRQGTHAVKNRSAVRGGGRKPWRQKGTGRARQGSIRSPQWRGGGIVFGPTPRSYAYKLPKKVYRLALKSVLSQKVLDSALVVVDALSFDAPKTKEFKAVLNNLNVNEKTLVVVDDNNTNAALAARNLENVTIMTAKGVNVLDVINNDKLVIVESALSQVEEVLA, from the coding sequence ATGACTAAGGTTGCTTTGTTTAAGCAAGATGGTTCAAATGCCGGTGAAGTTGAATTGAATGATTCAGTTTTCGGAATCGAACCAAACAATAATGTCATTACAGACGCTGTTTTGATGCAACGTGCATCATTGCGTCAAGGAACTCACGCCGTTAAGAACCGTTCAGCTGTTCGTGGTGGTGGAAGGAAGCCTTGGCGTCAAAAGGGAACTGGACGTGCCCGTCAAGGTTCAATCCGTTCTCCACAATGGCGTGGTGGTGGAATCGTCTTCGGTCCTACGCCACGTTCATATGCCTACAAGTTGCCTAAGAAGGTTTACCGTTTGGCATTGAAGTCAGTGTTGTCACAAAAGGTATTGGATTCAGCTTTGGTAGTTGTTGATGCATTGTCATTCGACGCACCTAAGACTAAGGAATTCAAGGCTGTTTTGAACAACTTGAACGTAAACGAAAAGACATTGGTAGTTGTTGACGATAACAACACTAACGCCGCATTGGCAGCACGTAACTTGGAAAATGTTACTATCATGACTGCTAAGGGTGTTAATGTTCTTGACGTTATTAACAACGATAAGCTGGTTATTGTAGAATCAGCTTTGTCACAAGTTGAGGAGGTCTTGGCATAA
- the tsaB gene encoding tRNA (adenosine(37)-N6)-threonylcarbamoyltransferase complex dimerization subunit type 1 TsaB, producing the protein MKILAFDTSNQPLSVALFDGGQLVAQKETDIAKNHSEQLLPIIDTVVRDAGWQPADLERIIVSQGPGSYTGLRLAVTTAKTLAFTLGIELVGVSSLALLAMNIQATDTLIIPMMDARNDNVYAGQYTWLDGQLVNVVPDQHTAVVGMPTAIAADYARVVYVGDGAVYQAQLLAHVPNAEIAAGADNKPHAANMLALASTSAVLDDMDEIHQFVPNYLRVTQAEADWLKAHPEANHETYVEQVK; encoded by the coding sequence ATGAAAATACTAGCATTCGACACCTCAAATCAACCACTATCGGTGGCATTATTTGATGGTGGCCAATTAGTGGCCCAAAAAGAAACCGATATTGCGAAGAATCACTCTGAACAATTACTACCAATCATTGATACAGTGGTGCGCGATGCTGGTTGGCAACCGGCTGACTTAGAACGGATCATCGTTAGTCAAGGACCGGGCTCGTACACGGGACTACGGCTGGCGGTTACCACCGCCAAGACACTGGCCTTCACTTTAGGCATCGAGTTAGTCGGTGTTTCAAGTTTGGCATTGTTGGCGATGAACATTCAAGCGACCGATACCTTAATTATCCCCATGATGGATGCCCGTAATGATAATGTCTATGCTGGTCAATATACGTGGCTTGATGGCCAGTTGGTCAATGTTGTACCAGATCAACATACCGCGGTGGTGGGCATGCCCACTGCCATTGCGGCCGACTATGCGCGGGTTGTCTATGTGGGAGATGGGGCGGTTTATCAAGCGCAATTGTTAGCACATGTGCCAAATGCTGAAATTGCAGCAGGGGCGGATAATAAACCACATGCGGCTAACATGTTAGCCTTGGCGTCAACGAGTGCTGTTTTAGATGATATGGATGAGATTCACCAATTTGTACCAAACTATTTACGTGTGACACAAGCTGAAGCAGATTGGCTAAAGGCGCACCCAGAGGCTAATCATGAAACCTATGTTGAACAAGTTAAGTAA
- the tsaD gene encoding tRNA (adenosine(37)-N6)-threonylcarbamoyltransferase complex transferase subunit TsaD, with amino-acid sequence MSDRIIMAFESSADETSVAIVKNGNDILSLETATQIKSHQRFGGIVPEVASRHHIEQVTILADAALTDAGLTYSDLTAIAVTFGPGLVGALLIGVTAAKTIAWAHNLPLVPVVHMAGHISAAQFVAPIVYPAMALMVSGGHTEFVLMPNEYEYIVVGDTRDDAAGESYDKVGRTMGLQYPAGKLIDEMAHRGAVTYQLPRALMNDGLLDFSFSGLKSAVINLKHNADQRGEALDLDNLAASFQDAVLDMLLTKTATALKRYPVKSFIVAGGVAANHGLREGLQALLASHPEITYIPVPLKLAGDNAAMIGAAGDIAYRHGARAGWDLNAKPGEEFAYLEPDMEFHTPM; translated from the coding sequence ATGAGTGATCGCATAATTATGGCGTTTGAATCAAGTGCTGATGAGACGAGTGTGGCTATTGTTAAAAATGGTAATGACATTCTTAGTTTAGAAACAGCGACTCAAATTAAGAGTCACCAGCGATTTGGTGGCATTGTACCAGAAGTGGCCAGTCGACATCATATTGAACAAGTCACCATTTTGGCCGATGCTGCTCTGACAGACGCAGGCCTAACCTATTCAGATTTGACGGCGATTGCAGTCACGTTTGGGCCAGGGTTAGTCGGTGCGTTGTTGATTGGCGTGACTGCCGCCAAAACCATTGCTTGGGCCCACAACCTACCATTAGTACCAGTGGTCCATATGGCTGGCCATATTAGTGCTGCCCAATTTGTGGCCCCAATTGTGTACCCAGCAATGGCACTCATGGTCTCTGGCGGACACACTGAATTTGTCCTGATGCCGAATGAGTATGAGTACATTGTCGTCGGTGATACGCGAGATGATGCCGCTGGAGAATCTTATGATAAAGTTGGCCGCACCATGGGATTACAATATCCGGCTGGCAAGTTGATTGATGAAATGGCCCATCGCGGTGCGGTGACCTATCAATTGCCACGAGCCTTGATGAATGATGGGCTGCTCGACTTTAGTTTTTCCGGCTTGAAGAGCGCCGTCATTAATCTGAAACACAATGCTGACCAGCGAGGGGAAGCGTTGGATTTGGATAATTTAGCCGCTAGCTTTCAAGATGCCGTGTTAGATATGTTGCTCACTAAGACGGCAACTGCCCTGAAGCGTTATCCGGTTAAATCATTTATTGTCGCCGGGGGCGTGGCCGCCAATCATGGGTTACGCGAAGGTCTGCAAGCGTTACTAGCTAGTCATCCTGAAATCACGTATATACCGGTACCACTAAAATTAGCGGGCGACAATGCGGCTATGATTGGTGCAGCTGGTGATATTGCTTATCGTCATGGGGCTCGGGCTGGTTGGGATCTGAATGCTAAACCAGGTGAAGAGTTTGCCTATTTGGAACCTGATATGGAATTCCACACACCGATGTAA
- a CDS encoding acyl-[acyl-carrier-protein] thioesterase, with the protein MANIYEMTHDVLYYEADETGKLSLPYILNLAILSSTMQSVAYGIGPDETHTRGLGWIVLQHVMDIKRRPNIDETVILQTYAREVNPYFATRIYKIFDTDRNELVSIESLYAMLDMEKRKMARIPAEYVALYGADVVKKIPRLPEPTKISADESALSLDYRVRYTDIDSNKHVNNSKYFDWLQDVLGETFLQTHEPVQVNIKFEQEVRMGDVISSTATIGDAQTVHRIMNGDIVAAEASATWTVAD; encoded by the coding sequence ATGGCTAATATTTATGAAATGACCCACGATGTTTTGTATTACGAAGCGGATGAAACGGGGAAATTGAGTTTGCCATACATCTTGAATTTAGCCATTTTGAGCTCAACCATGCAAAGTGTGGCATATGGCATCGGTCCTGATGAGACGCACACCCGTGGCTTGGGGTGGATTGTGTTGCAACACGTTATGGATATCAAACGCCGGCCAAACATTGATGAGACAGTTATTTTGCAGACGTATGCGCGCGAAGTTAATCCCTATTTTGCTACCCGTATTTATAAAATTTTTGATACTGACCGCAATGAATTGGTTTCTATCGAATCACTTTATGCCATGTTAGATATGGAAAAACGCAAAATGGCCCGCATTCCAGCTGAATATGTTGCGTTGTATGGTGCTGATGTGGTGAAGAAAATTCCACGGTTACCAGAGCCAACGAAGATTAGTGCCGATGAATCGGCACTTAGTTTAGATTATCGTGTCCGTTATACGGATATTGACTCTAATAAGCATGTCAATAATTCAAAATATTTCGATTGGTTGCAGGATGTATTGGGTGAGACATTCTTACAGACGCACGAGCCAGTTCAAGTTAATATCAAATTTGAACAAGAAGTTCGAATGGGCGACGTGATCTCCTCAACGGCGACAATTGGGGATGCACAGACGGTTCATCGGATTATGAATGGCGATATCGTGGCGGCTGAAGCTTCAGCAACTTGGACAGTTGCGGACTAA
- the rimI gene encoding ribosomal protein S18-alanine N-acetyltransferase, with amino-acid sequence MELNYRETTTADEIYTIAKAAYKGSPWTKQLFKNDLRSRLVRYLVLEVDHEPAGFVGGTLVADELSISNVAIVPKFQGAHLGEKLLLKWFEQFEAGTRVLLEVRYGNQRAMRLYERMGFQVYNIREDYYRDPVEDAYLMDLTLGEKELS; translated from the coding sequence GTGGAATTGAATTATCGTGAAACAACCACGGCTGATGAAATTTATACAATTGCGAAAGCAGCTTATAAAGGGTCACCTTGGACCAAGCAATTATTTAAAAATGATTTGCGGAGTCGCTTAGTTCGTTATTTAGTCCTTGAGGTTGATCATGAACCAGCGGGGTTTGTTGGCGGTACGTTAGTCGCGGATGAATTATCCATCAGTAATGTTGCCATCGTACCGAAATTTCAAGGGGCCCACTTAGGTGAAAAATTATTGTTAAAATGGTTTGAACAGTTTGAGGCGGGCACCCGAGTCTTGTTGGAAGTCCGCTATGGTAACCAGCGTGCCATGCGATTATATGAGCGGATGGGCTTTCAGGTATACAATATTCGTGAAGACTATTATCGTGATCCCGTCGAGGATGCGTACTTGATGGATTTAACATTGGGTGAGAAGGAGTTGAGTTGA
- a CDS encoding polyprenyl synthetase family protein yields MSQPTVTLHPMWHNYPNIQIQLEAVLDRITQNIQTSDDAVQRALVETFQSGGKLLRPAFTILIASFNEVKDHEALIQLAATVEMLHAASLIHDDIIDDSPTRRHVPSFQARFGKDVAVYAGDILFALTFRALADYTDDIQMIRKMTRYLETILNGELTQRVNHYNLAMTIDNYKEQIAGKTAALFELSAQLGLSASRPTADFANKALSFANNVGMAFQILDDILDYTSDDTKLGKPALHDIREGVYTAPLILTMQNHQGISELLAKRETITDDELRTIKTLVVADGGVEKAQSLALQYTEQAMSDLDNLPDHESKDILIGISQLLLARED; encoded by the coding sequence ATGAGTCAGCCAACTGTCACGCTTCATCCCATGTGGCATAACTACCCCAATATTCAAATCCAACTTGAGGCCGTACTCGATCGTATCACACAAAACATCCAAACCTCTGATGACGCAGTACAACGTGCACTAGTTGAAACTTTTCAATCTGGTGGTAAATTATTGCGACCAGCCTTTACGATTTTGATTGCTTCATTTAATGAAGTAAAAGATCATGAGGCACTCATTCAACTCGCTGCAACCGTTGAGATGTTGCACGCGGCCTCATTGATTCACGATGACATCATTGATGATTCACCCACCCGACGACATGTGCCATCTTTCCAAGCGCGTTTTGGTAAAGATGTGGCCGTCTATGCTGGTGATATTTTGTTTGCCCTGACCTTCCGTGCCTTAGCAGACTATACCGATGATATTCAGATGATTCGTAAAATGACGCGCTATCTCGAAACAATCTTAAATGGTGAATTGACACAACGGGTTAATCACTATAATTTAGCCATGACCATCGACAACTATAAGGAACAAATTGCCGGTAAAACCGCCGCTTTGTTTGAGTTGTCTGCACAGCTTGGTTTATCTGCCTCACGGCCAACCGCTGATTTTGCCAATAAGGCTTTGTCTTTTGCCAACAATGTGGGCATGGCTTTCCAGATTTTAGACGATATCCTAGACTACACGTCTGACGATACCAAATTAGGGAAACCCGCCCTGCATGATATCCGTGAAGGTGTTTACACAGCCCCCCTCATTCTAACCATGCAAAATCACCAAGGCATTAGTGAACTACTGGCCAAACGTGAAACGATCACAGACGATGAGTTACGTACCATCAAAACACTCGTTGTCGCCGATGGTGGCGTTGAAAAAGCCCAGAGCCTAGCTCTTCAGTATACTGAGCAAGCGATGAGCGATCTAGATAACTTACCAGATCATGAATCAAAGGATATTCTGATTGGCATCAGTCAATTGTTATTGGCTCGTGAAGATTAA
- the galE gene encoding UDP-glucose 4-epimerase GalE, protein MAILVLGGAGYIGSHMVDRLLAANREVVVVDNLLTGHRASVPAKVPFYEVDIRDKAALDDVFTKENIDQVVHFAASSIVPESMADPLKYFDNNTFGMIALLEVMLKHDVKQIVFSSTAATYGTPEESPIKETTPQNPINPYGESKLQMEHIMKWADQAYGLKWVALRYFNVAGAKPDGSIGEDHPVETHLVPIILETALGLRDKIMMFGDDYNTPDGFNVRDYVHVQDLADAHILALDYLAKGSESNQFNLGSATGFSVKEMVEAARVATGQAIPAEVAPRRAGDPDSLVASSTKARKVLGWAPQFDDVKEIIKTAWTWHQLHPKGYDDAK, encoded by the coding sequence ATGGCAATATTAGTATTGGGCGGCGCAGGTTATATCGGATCACATATGGTTGATCGTTTATTAGCTGCAAATCGTGAAGTGGTCGTAGTTGATAATTTGTTGACTGGTCATCGGGCTTCGGTACCGGCAAAAGTACCCTTTTACGAAGTCGATATTCGAGATAAGGCTGCCTTGGATGACGTTTTTACAAAGGAAAACATTGACCAGGTTGTGCACTTTGCTGCTTCATCAATTGTGCCAGAATCAATGGCTGATCCGTTGAAGTACTTCGACAACAATACCTTTGGTATGATTGCGTTGTTAGAAGTCATGTTGAAACATGATGTGAAGCAAATTGTTTTCTCATCAACAGCAGCGACTTATGGTACGCCAGAAGAATCACCAATCAAAGAAACAACCCCCCAAAACCCCATTAACCCATATGGAGAGTCTAAGCTTCAAATGGAACACATTATGAAGTGGGCGGACCAGGCCTATGGTTTGAAGTGGGTGGCTTTACGTTACTTCAATGTTGCTGGTGCTAAGCCAGATGGTTCAATTGGTGAAGATCATCCTGTTGAAACACACTTGGTACCAATTATTTTGGAAACAGCGCTTGGGTTGCGTGACAAGATTATGATGTTTGGGGATGACTATAACACCCCTGACGGCTTTAACGTCCGAGACTACGTCCACGTCCAAGATCTCGCTGATGCGCACATTTTGGCTTTGGATTACTTAGCTAAGGGTAGTGAGTCTAATCAGTTTAACTTGGGCTCTGCAACTGGTTTCTCAGTTAAGGAAATGGTTGAAGCCGCGCGAGTTGCAACTGGGCAAGCAATTCCAGCTGAAGTAGCGCCACGCCGGGCTGGTGATCCCGATTCATTGGTGGCTTCATCAACTAAAGCCCGTAAAGTTTTGGGCTGGGCTCCTCAATTTGACGATGTTAAAGAAATTATCAAGACAGCCTGGACTTGGCATCAATTGCACCCCAAGGGATATGATGACGCTAAGTAA
- the rplW gene encoding 50S ribosomal protein L23 → MDARDIILRPVITEQTMNVLDEKRYTFEVDVRATKPQIKRAVEEIFDVKVEKINTANVRGKLKRQGRFAGYTKKRKKATVKLTAASKDIQLFNEN, encoded by the coding sequence ATGGACGCACGCGATATCATTTTGCGCCCGGTCATCACTGAACAAACGATGAACGTTTTGGATGAAAAGCGTTACACGTTTGAAGTTGATGTTCGTGCTACTAAGCCACAAATCAAGCGCGCAGTTGAAGAAATTTTTGACGTTAAGGTTGAAAAGATCAACACTGCAAACGTACGTGGTAAGTTGAAGCGTCAAGGACGTTTCGCTGGATACACTAAGAAGCGTAAGAAGGCAACTGTTAAGTTGACTGCAGCTTCTAAGGACATTCAATTGTTCAACGAAAACTAA
- the rimI gene encoding ribosomal protein S18-alanine N-acetyltransferase yields the protein MKPMLNKLSNWFYWWTHPLPKELHEFRQNVVLGNSEYTISPATIADASALFRVEQAAYAGGAPWPVEVFRNEISHARYRLYVMVCMPGTNTVIGYVGIAFRPGVKEAHVTNLAVDPIWQSRGIGRFLMIYAMTIAQQVNFQRMSLEVRKSNVRAQALYEELGFQKIRTKRAYYEDGEDGYDMAQILVGGFSSGIELS from the coding sequence ATGAAACCTATGTTGAACAAGTTAAGTAATTGGTTCTATTGGTGGACGCACCCGTTACCAAAAGAATTACATGAATTTAGACAAAATGTTGTGTTGGGTAATAGTGAATACACTATTTCACCGGCAACCATTGCCGATGCTTCGGCGCTATTTCGGGTGGAACAAGCAGCATACGCAGGTGGTGCGCCATGGCCCGTTGAGGTATTTCGCAATGAAATCAGCCATGCCCGTTATCGACTGTATGTCATGGTGTGCATGCCAGGAACTAATACCGTGATCGGCTATGTGGGCATTGCGTTTCGGCCGGGTGTCAAAGAAGCGCATGTCACTAATCTCGCGGTTGATCCAATTTGGCAATCGCGTGGTATTGGCCGTTTTCTGATGATCTATGCGATGACGATTGCCCAGCAGGTGAACTTCCAGCGCATGTCGCTTGAAGTGCGCAAGTCAAACGTGCGTGCGCAGGCCTTGTATGAAGAGTTGGGCTTTCAAAAAATTCGAACCAAGCGCGCCTATTATGAAGATGGCGAAGATGGCTATGATATGGCCCAAATTTTAGTCGGAGGATTTAGTAGTGGAATTGAATTATCGTGA
- the rplC gene encoding 50S ribosomal protein L3 gives MTTKGILGRKIGMTQVFTDNGELIPVTVIEATPNVVLQVKTLENDGYSAIQLGFQDKRVVLSNKPEQGHVAKANTTPKRYIREIRDAEGEFNVGDEVKVDAFAAGETVDVTGITKGHGYQGNIKKDGQSRGPMAHGSRYHRRPGSMGAVINRVFKGKKLPGRMGNHKRTVQNLQVVRVDVENNVILVKGNIPGANKSLVTVKNSIKAK, from the coding sequence ATGACTACTAAGGGTATCTTAGGCCGCAAGATCGGCATGACTCAGGTATTCACAGACAACGGTGAGCTTATCCCAGTTACTGTAATTGAAGCTACGCCAAACGTTGTTTTGCAAGTTAAAACACTTGAAAACGACGGATACAGCGCCATTCAATTAGGTTTCCAAGACAAGCGTGTTGTTCTGTCAAACAAGCCTGAGCAAGGTCACGTTGCTAAAGCAAACACGACCCCTAAGCGCTACATTCGTGAAATTCGCGACGCTGAAGGAGAATTTAACGTTGGGGATGAAGTAAAGGTTGATGCATTCGCTGCAGGCGAAACAGTCGACGTTACTGGAATCACAAAGGGTCATGGTTACCAAGGTAACATCAAGAAGGACGGCCAATCTCGTGGTCCTATGGCGCACGGTTCTCGTTACCACCGTCGTCCAGGTTCAATGGGTGCCGTTATCAACCGCGTCTTCAAGGGTAAGAAGTTGCCAGGACGCATGGGTAACCACAAGCGCACTGTTCAAAACTTGCAAGTTGTACGTGTTGACGTTGAAAACAACGTAATCTTGGTTAAGGGAAATATTCCTGGTGCCAATAAGTCACTTGTTACTGTTAAGAACTCAATTAAAGCTAAGTAA
- the rpsJ gene encoding 30S ribosomal protein S10 yields the protein MANKKIRIRLKAYEHKIIDASAEKIVETAKRTGAEISGPIPLPTERTLYTVLRSPHKHKDSREQFEMRTHKRLIDIVNPTAKTVDALSKLELPSGVDIEIKL from the coding sequence ATGGCAAATAAGAAGATCCGTATCCGCTTGAAGGCATACGAACACAAGATCATCGACGCATCCGCAGAAAAGATCGTCGAGACAGCAAAGCGCACAGGTGCTGAAATTTCAGGTCCTATTCCTTTGCCAACAGAACGTACTTTGTACACTGTTTTGCGTTCACCACACAAGCACAAGGATTCACGTGAACAATTCGAAATGCGCACTCACAAGCGTTTGATCGATATTGTTAACCCAACTGCTAAGACAGTTGATGCCTTGTCAAAGCTTGAATTACCAAGCGGTGTCGACATCGAAATCAAGTTGTAA